The Clostridium felsineum DSM 794 region GATCGGGTAAATCATCTATTTCAACATTTATTTTTACGTTATCTAAAATTAAATCTGGATTGTTTATTTTTAAATAGTCTGTTAGATTTATTGAATTGATATCACATTTAGAGTTTACGGTAACCGTAAGTTCACTTATTTTAGATATATTTTTCTTTTCACAGCATTCGCATAGGCAGTAGGATATTTTACTTAATAATGTGGTGTCGGCCATTTATATCACCTCCTAATATATAAATCTATTCTTTAAAGAGGGAAAAAATACACCATTTTAACATTATTAAATAGTCATACCAACAATTAAATAAGAAATTATAGTAAGTAGTACGCCTAAAATTAGGTAAGGAAAAGAACTGGTTAGATGATCTCCATAGGATATATCAGCCATTTGTGCAGCTAGTGGTGAAATAACATCGCTAACAGCACCACCGGAGAAAACGGTGCCAACCATAAGGGGGATAGAAATACTTAAATCAAGTGAAAAGTTTATAGCTAAAGGCATCATAAGTGCCCAAGTAGCCCAAGAAGAACCCATTGCATAAGCAATTACAGCGCTTATTGTAAAAAGCATAGAAGGTATTAAGAGTTTTGGTATGCTTTTTATAAAGGGACTATCTATTAAATTATTTATACCTAAAGCCTGAGTAATAGCCGTTAATGCCCAGCTTAAAGCTAAAATCATAACGAGGGAGAGAACCTTTTCACCACCTTTTATAATATGAGCTTCTATTTCTGCGACACTAATGTGCTCAAATAAATAGTAAAGACTAGTTAAAAACAAGGTTAGAATAACACCAGAAAAGATAGAAACATTAAATTTAGCATAGGTTAAAGCGTTAATAAAGCCTGAAGCGTAGTCCTTACCAGTCCACCAAAAAAAGAAAATAGTACTTGAAAGCAGCAAAACAATGGGGACAATAAGGTTTTTGCTGTTCTTAGGGTATTCATCGATATTTTTATTGGATAGACTTTCCTTTTCAAGGTGGCCTTTTGTAAGTTTTGAACCTTCTTCCCTGGGTTTCCCTATTCTTATTTTTCCAAAGCCAATGCCAAATAAGCTTATTAATATACCAAGAATTAACATAATCCAAGGAAAGAAGTTCCATAATATACTTTTTACCAGTATAGTATAGGCCTTTTCATATATGTGCCTATGTTTTATATTATTTGTAACTAGAGTAACCATATAGCCAAGGTAAGAAGTAGCAATAGGTATAAGCAAAATCAATTGAGTGCTTGTAACAGAAAGTATAAAAGCTAGCTTTTCCCTTGAGCCATTAAGCTTTTTTAGGGAAGGAGTTAAAACAGTTCCTACAGCAATCGTATGAAAAGAACTGTGAAAGAAGGTTATTATGCTTAGAAGCCATGCCCACATAAAAACGTCCTTTTCGCTTTTTACCCATTTACTTATAGCAGCACTAAAGCCGGAAATTCCGCCTGCCATCTGAATTAGTTCAGCTAGAGAACCGAAGCCGATAAAGAAGGATAGTGTATAGGCGCTGTCTTTGTTAGCTACAGCCTTCATAGTATATTCTCCAATAGATATAATTCCGTTAATTAGACCGTTATGCATAAGAGCACCCACTAAAACTCCAACAAATAAAGATATGATTAATTTTCTGGTTTTAAAGGTAAAAATTATAGTTACAAAAGCAGGAATTAATGATAGAAAGCTCAAGGTAGCAATCCTCCCCCTAAATTATATAGTTAAAATTAGTATGCCTAGATACTGTTTCATATATGTATAGTAAGAAGTACCATTTATACTGATGTGCAAGTGTTAAAAGGTGGAAGGATTAATTATGAGGTTGTATAAACAAGTATAATGTCTATATTTATGAATTTTATATAAATATAGACGCAAAATAACATTGTAAAAAATATTATTTACATAGTATAATTCTTTATATATAATACTTGTAAATAAAATGTTTTTAAGTTTTAAAAGGTTAAAGAAATTAATTTGCATATCATTCTGCAAAATATTGTTAACGTTCACAATAGTTGGGCTAAATATATGCGCAAATTAATTCCACAAGGTATAAGCTTCAAATTATTAATTAAGTTAAATCTTTGGGAAGACAAGGAGAAATCATAAATGCTCTAGCTTTCCTAAAATAAAAAACTATATGAAAAGGAGAATAAAGAAAATGAAAGGAAAAACACAAGAAAAATCTAAGAGAAGTTTGCCTAAAATAGGAGCGTGCACATTAGCTTTAACTGTTGGTTTTAGTAATATTTCTTTTATGACACAGACCGCTTTTGCTAAAAGTTTAAAAACAAATACTAAAACAGCAGTTTCTAAAAAGAAGCCAGTAAAACCAACTAATCCACAGAGCAGTAACTACGTAGCTCGTGGAGTGCACAATGATGCAAACGTTATTTCAAGTGCCAATGCCCATACTTATGAGTCAGAGCATTTTCAATTTTTATGGGGTAATGGTGGAAATAGTTCTAAGGTTACTCAAGCCTTTTTAGAAGGAAATGCAAAGATTTTAGAAAGCTGCTGGAATGTATATATCAATAATCTTAAGATGATAGAACCAGCACACTCCGTCAATGACAGCAGTAAAAATGATAAAAATTATAAGGTGAATGTTGTTATTTTAGGAACAGGTTTACCACAATATGAAAGTGGTTGGGCTTTTTCTGGCCTTGATAGTGAGGGCTTTCCATACTTAATGTGTGATGTAGGTGCCATGGATCCAAGTCCTACAGTTGGATTAACTGTGCCACATGAATTTGGACATGTTATTAACTTTGCTCAAGGTGGCAACAGCTGGGGTGGAAATGATTATCTTAGTCCATGGTATGAAGCTATTGGAGATTGGTTTAGAGAAGAATATGTAACTAGTGATCTTTATAAACAAGAAACGGGAGTAGGCGATACTACCTTCCTTTCACCATTATTTTTGCGTTCAACTCAATTAACACTTGTAAATGGACGCTGCTACTATGAAGGATGGCCAATATTCACATATCTTGAAGAAAACCCAGACAATCTTCCAGGCTATGGAGCAGGCTTTATGGCTAAATTGTTAAAATCAGGAGATGCTAATAATCCTAATGAAACACTATATCAGTTGATTCAAAGGGTAAATCCAAGTGTACCAATTTCGGTAACTATGTCACACTTTGCTAGTAGAATGGCAACCTTTGATATGAAAAATAAAGCACGCTATAAAAAGAGCTTTAATGACATGTTAGCGAATGGAACTTTGTATTGGCAGCAATTTTATGTTACACCAAACAAGGTTAATGACAACACTTATGCAGTACCACAGGAAAGAGCACCACAAGCTTATGGATATAACATTGTGCCTTTAAAGGCTGACTTTAGCGGAAACGCTTCTACTACTACAGTTAATGTACAGTTAAACAACACTACAGCTGCCGGCCAATCCAATTTAACAGCTTATATTGTGGCAGAAGATGCAAATGGTAATACAAGATATAGTAGTTCTTTTGGAACTGGACAATCTATGCAGATGAGTGTTTCAAAGGGTGATAAGGTTTATTTATCAGTATCAGCTACTCCATCACTTGAGGTTGAAAGTAAAACTCAAATTGGTTTACCTTCTTTTCAAGAAAGATTTTCTGAAAAGAATATGGCATATGAAGAAAAACCACAGTATCCTTACCAAATTACTTTGCAAAACGCAGAGCCACAAAACCGCACAGCAGATGTAAATTCAAATGTATCAGGACATGTTCAACAAAATGGAGGCGGTTTTGTTGCAGATTCAGCTAATGTAGATTCTTCTGTTTATGTTGCTAAAAACGCTAAGGTTTTAGACAGCGCTCAGGTTACAGGAAATGCAAGAATTGAAGGTTCAGCAGTTATCAGTGGTAATGCCAATATCAGTGGTTCTGCTGATATTAAAGATAATGCTTGGATTAAGGGAGATGCACGTATTAGTGGAAATGCAGTTGTAGATGGATATGCTGTAGTAGATGGAGAAGCACAAGTAAGGGACAGTGCTCATATTGGCGATAGAGCAATTGTTGCAGAAAACGCACAAGTTTTTGGAAACGCCAGTGTAATTGAAAGCGCTCAGGTTCAAGGTTTCAATTATGTAAGTGATCATGCTATAGTAAAAGGATTATCACTTTTATTAGGTGGTTCTTATGATGGTAGTCATAGCAATATTAAAGGAACAGCTGTTACCTATGGTGATTTCTTTAATGACTATAACTATACTATAACTAATGGTGATTTTTCAGGTTATGAATGTCTCAATAATTCAATTGAAAGTTATCATGATGGCTATGCTGTTTCAGATGGTAAAGGCGGATATACTTCAGCTAAACACGCTTTTGATGGCGGCGATACGCCTACTCCAACACCTACGCCTACACCAGTTAAAAGCAGCAATATAGCTTTAAGTGCAACTGCATCTGCTAGTGTTAATTCACCAGAAGATTTAGGGGGAGTGACTAAATTAAATGATGGATATGATCCAACTAGTTCAGGAGATGAGTCTCATGGTTTATGGCATAACTGGCATGGAGATCAGGCTGGTCAGGCATGGGTTGAATACGACTGGAATACTGCAAAAACCTTAACAGGAATGGATGCTTATTATTTTAAAGATGGAAATGGAAACTTTGCACCACAAACAGTTTCTATTCAGGTTAAGGATAGCAAGGGTAATTGGGTATCAGTTTCAGGAAATGGACTTGGAGTTGATTTAAACAAATATAACACAACAACTTTTAATCCGGTTAAGACCACAGCAATTAGAATGTATATAACACCTAAAACTCTTGGATGTGGTGTTATTGAGTGGAAGGTATATGGATATTAAAAAATAAGAAAATTATAACCATATATGATTAGGAGTGCAAGGCACCTTATCTTATTAAAAAGAGCTTATTCATGATTTATTAAAAGCATGAATAAGCTTTAATATATGTTAGGGTTAAAAGGTTAATGGATTATTTATTGCTGCACTGCACAATTTGAGCCATTTAAAGTAAAGGTTGTCGGAGAAAGCAGACTTCCAGTATAGTTTATATTAAAACCAAAGCTCGCGGTTCCACCATTTGCAGGGATAGTTTTATTCCAGTCAACATTTTTTACTGTTACCGTAGAACCATTAGATGTAAAATCACCATTCCAAGAACCAGATATAGTTTGACCTATTGGTAACTCCCAAGATAGTTGCCAACCTTCTATAGGTGTTGATCCATTGTTAGTTATTGTAACATTAATAGTGGCACCAAGCTTCCAATCACTGGCTATAGTGTATTTTACAGAAACAGGAGCTTGAGGCTCTGAAACAATAGTATAAGTAGCAGCTGCAATATCTGAAGCAGTCATTCCAGCTTTAACAGCATAAGCTTTTATGGTTGTATTTTTAGAAACTGTAAGAGGTGAGCTATAAACAGCAGAATTTGTAGTTGGATCACTTCCATCTGTAGTATAGTAAATAGTTGCTCCGTCAGTTGTACTCTTAAGTGCTACAGTTTGTGTAGAATTATATTTACCTGATGTTACGCTGAATATAGGGGCTGCTGCCTTTGAAATATTATCTCCTGATTGAGTGGTTATACTTAGTGCTTTACTTGGATCTGAAATATTTCCAGCAGCATCCTTAGCTTTTACAGTGAAATTGTAGTTAGTATTTGGAGTTAACCCAGTTACAGTATAGCTTGGAGAGATACTTGAACCTACTAGAGTGGAACCATTATATATATCGTAACCTGTTACACCAACATTATCAGTTGAAGCTGTCCAAGAAAGGCTAACAGAATTTGAAGTGCTTGCAGTACAAGCTAAATCCGTTGGTGCTGTTGGAGCTTCTGTATCTATATTTGGACTTGTACCATTTTTAGCAGACATTTTATTAGACATAGCTTTATAGT contains the following coding sequences:
- a CDS encoding Na+/H+ antiporter NhaC family protein translates to MSFLSLIPAFVTIIFTFKTRKLIISLFVGVLVGALMHNGLINGIISIGEYTMKAVANKDSAYTLSFFIGFGSLAELIQMAGGISGFSAAISKWVKSEKDVFMWAWLLSIITFFHSSFHTIAVGTVLTPSLKKLNGSREKLAFILSVTSTQLILLIPIATSYLGYMVTLVTNNIKHRHIYEKAYTILVKSILWNFFPWIMLILGILISLFGIGFGKIRIGKPREEGSKLTKGHLEKESLSNKNIDEYPKNSKNLIVPIVLLLSSTIFFFWWTGKDYASGFINALTYAKFNVSIFSGVILTLFLTSLYYLFEHISVAEIEAHIIKGGEKVLSLVMILALSWALTAITQALGINNLIDSPFIKSIPKLLIPSMLFTISAVIAYAMGSSWATWALMMPLAINFSLDLSISIPLMVGTVFSGGAVSDVISPLAAQMADISYGDHLTSSFPYLILGVLLTIISYLIVGMTI
- a CDS encoding DUF6055 domain-containing protein, translating into MKGKTQEKSKRSLPKIGACTLALTVGFSNISFMTQTAFAKSLKTNTKTAVSKKKPVKPTNPQSSNYVARGVHNDANVISSANAHTYESEHFQFLWGNGGNSSKVTQAFLEGNAKILESCWNVYINNLKMIEPAHSVNDSSKNDKNYKVNVVILGTGLPQYESGWAFSGLDSEGFPYLMCDVGAMDPSPTVGLTVPHEFGHVINFAQGGNSWGGNDYLSPWYEAIGDWFREEYVTSDLYKQETGVGDTTFLSPLFLRSTQLTLVNGRCYYEGWPIFTYLEENPDNLPGYGAGFMAKLLKSGDANNPNETLYQLIQRVNPSVPISVTMSHFASRMATFDMKNKARYKKSFNDMLANGTLYWQQFYVTPNKVNDNTYAVPQERAPQAYGYNIVPLKADFSGNASTTTVNVQLNNTTAAGQSNLTAYIVAEDANGNTRYSSSFGTGQSMQMSVSKGDKVYLSVSATPSLEVESKTQIGLPSFQERFSEKNMAYEEKPQYPYQITLQNAEPQNRTADVNSNVSGHVQQNGGGFVADSANVDSSVYVAKNAKVLDSAQVTGNARIEGSAVISGNANISGSADIKDNAWIKGDARISGNAVVDGYAVVDGEAQVRDSAHIGDRAIVAENAQVFGNASVIESAQVQGFNYVSDHAIVKGLSLLLGGSYDGSHSNIKGTAVTYGDFFNDYNYTITNGDFSGYECLNNSIESYHDGYAVSDGKGGYTSAKHAFDGGDTPTPTPTPTPVKSSNIALSATASASVNSPEDLGGVTKLNDGYDPTSSGDESHGLWHNWHGDQAGQAWVEYDWNTAKTLTGMDAYYFKDGNGNFAPQTVSIQVKDSKGNWVSVSGNGLGVDLNKYNTTTFNPVKTTAIRMYITPKTLGCGVIEWKVYGY